A region from the Dehalococcoides mccartyi CG5 genome encodes:
- a CDS encoding class I SAM-dependent methyltransferase, translated as MSSINVSVKDPGFESEEAQARKRYMLQLFGFQAKHYDLHDDIMGMGIHRRWGKEMVLEILTYTRNMPQVKMLDLACGTGFVTFNTLRYMKNVDIDAFDITPEMVEVAKGRLKKNFADRSVKFWVGDAEIPYGDAKYDVIGTCFAFRNFANKNLAAANIFKALKPGGLLVLQDMTKPEKQPMRGIYLFALKNLMPVMARIIGTEKKSARYLANSVLAMPSNAEITAILQNQGFINIKSRYQSGGMGTLTVAYKPES; from the coding sequence ATGAGCAGTATAAATGTAAGTGTGAAAGACCCCGGCTTCGAGTCTGAAGAGGCTCAGGCCCGCAAGCGTTATATGCTCCAGTTGTTTGGCTTTCAGGCTAAACACTATGACCTGCACGATGACATTATGGGTATGGGTATTCACCGCCGCTGGGGCAAAGAGATGGTTCTGGAGATACTGACTTATACCCGCAACATGCCGCAGGTAAAAATGCTGGACCTTGCTTGCGGTACCGGTTTTGTTACCTTCAATACCCTGCGGTACATGAAAAATGTGGATATAGACGCCTTTGATATTACTCCTGAAATGGTAGAAGTGGCCAAAGGCCGTCTCAAGAAAAATTTTGCGGATCGCAGTGTGAAATTCTGGGTGGGTGATGCCGAAATACCCTACGGAGACGCCAAGTACGATGTTATAGGTACCTGCTTCGCTTTCCGCAATTTTGCCAATAAAAATTTGGCTGCGGCTAATATTTTCAAGGCACTAAAACCGGGTGGTCTGCTGGTTCTGCAAGATATGACCAAACCTGAAAAACAGCCTATGCGAGGTATTTATCTCTTTGCCTTGAAAAATCTGATGCCCGTAATGGCACGGATAATCGGCACGGAAAAAAAGTCTGCCCGTTATCTGGCAAACTCGGTGCTGGCCATGCCCAGCAACGCTGAGATAACTGCCATATTGCAGAATCAGGGTTTTATAAATATCAAATCCCGCTATCAAAGCGGCGGTATGGGTACACTTACAGTGGCCTATAAGCCGGAGAGTTAA
- a CDS encoding iron-containing alcohol dehydrogenase, with product MGKVDTLAYDIGNNRTRHVYIGSGILDSLPGCARELNADKFFIITDSNLENILKDKIKNLLAGVAETHILAFPAGEASKTLSTLEDIGSKILDLRATKSSVIVCLGGGVVGNLGGLTAALLFRGLRFFHIPTTMVAQIDSAIGQKQAVNYKMGKNLFGQYYAPEFVFIDFDFLRTLPERQIRAGLAESVKHGLCQESTFFDYIEEHAGDYSPKVIDYISRHTIELKLELLKIDPFEGKLDPQLELGHTIGHAVEIIKNGQLLHGESIAIGMVAEAALSCEMGYMKPELAAKIERIFKKLGLPTRIPADVPLEGVLEALRYDNKRRTARTDFFLLEDFTRFHKENGKIGTKVSEEVLKKVLESAY from the coding sequence ATGGGTAAAGTGGATACACTGGCTTATGACATTGGCAATAACCGTACCCGTCACGTATATATAGGCAGTGGCATACTGGATAGCCTGCCTGGATGTGCCCGTGAATTGAATGCGGACAAGTTTTTTATTATTACCGATTCCAATCTTGAAAATATCCTCAAGGATAAAATCAAGAACTTGCTTGCCGGCGTGGCTGAAACCCATATTTTGGCTTTCCCTGCCGGTGAAGCCTCCAAGACATTGTCTACGCTGGAAGATATCGGCTCCAAAATCCTTGACCTCAGGGCTACCAAGTCCAGCGTTATTGTCTGTCTGGGGGGTGGGGTAGTAGGAAATCTGGGAGGCCTTACCGCAGCTCTCCTTTTCCGTGGTCTGCGCTTTTTCCATATACCTACCACCATGGTTGCCCAGATAGATAGTGCTATTGGTCAAAAACAGGCCGTGAATTACAAAATGGGCAAGAATCTGTTCGGTCAGTATTATGCCCCCGAGTTTGTTTTTATAGACTTTGATTTTCTGCGTACTTTGCCCGAACGCCAGATACGGGCCGGTTTGGCCGAATCTGTAAAACACGGCTTGTGTCAGGAATCCACCTTTTTTGACTATATAGAAGAACATGCCGGTGATTATTCGCCGAAGGTGATAGACTATATTTCCCGCCATACCATAGAGCTTAAACTGGAGCTTCTGAAGATTGACCCCTTTGAGGGCAAGCTTGATCCCCAGCTGGAGCTTGGGCATACCATAGGCCATGCGGTAGAGATTATTAAAAACGGTCAGCTTCTTCACGGTGAATCCATTGCCATTGGCATGGTGGCGGAAGCCGCCCTTTCCTGTGAGATGGGTTATATGAAACCTGAACTGGCCGCCAAAATAGAGCGTATTTTCAAGAAGCTGGGATTGCCGACCCGCATTCCGGCAGATGTTCCTCTGGAGGGCGTGCTGGAAGCCCTTCGCTATGACAACAAACGCCGTACTGCCCGTACAGACTTCTTTCTGCTTGAAGATTTTACCCGTTTCCACAAAGAAAATGGTAAAATAGGTACTAAGGTTTCTGAAGAGGTTTTGAAGAAGGTTCTTGAAAGCGCTTACTAG